A genomic stretch from Candidatus Aminicenantes bacterium includes:
- a CDS encoding formate/nitrite transporter family protein: FFRGILCNWLVCLAVWMALTARNTIGKVWAIFFPIMAFVASGFKHSIANMYFIPVGILPKGVNEVVAPATAAGLAPEKLANVGLYGFFVKNLIPVTLGNIVGGGFFVATLYWFAYVRKSKKAA; the protein is encoded by the coding sequence TTTTTCCGCGGCATCCTCTGCAACTGGCTGGTCTGCCTGGCGGTGTGGATGGCGCTGACCGCGCGCAACACCATCGGCAAGGTCTGGGCCATCTTTTTCCCGATCATGGCCTTCGTCGCCTCCGGCTTCAAGCACAGCATCGCCAACATGTACTTTATCCCGGTCGGCATCCTGCCCAAAGGGGTGAACGAGGTGGTGGCGCCCGCCACCGCCGCCGGCCTCGCCCCCGAGAAGCTGGCCAATGTCGGCCTGTACGGCTTCTTCGTCAAGAACCTGATCCCGGTCACGTTGGGCAACATCGTCGGCGGCGGCTTCTTCGTCGCCACTTTATACTGGTTTGCCTACGTCCGCAAGTCCAAGAAAGCCGCCTAG